The Streptomyces sp. DG1A-41 genomic sequence GTCAGGGGTGCGGCTTCGCGTTGTCGCTGCGCTCACAGGTATCGCTTCTCTCCATACGCCGTCTCACGAGTGCGCCACTCCCAGCGCCTGGGGCGGACGGAGCGGACCAGGGGACCGCGTCGACGTCCTTCATCCATTTTGCGGGATGGCTGAGATACGCACGCTACCCTTCCGCCCCACTTCGCGTACACCGACCGTCCTGACCGACGGCCCCGACCACCGTGTCGACCGGGCCCGGCAACCCGGACAGTCACCCCACAGGCCCTATAGAAGCGGTAATGGCACTACCCACAGCCATCTCGGGGCACTATGACGTCGTGGCAGCCGCGAGGACGCCCCAGGGCGACACCGGGACCGGTGGGTCGAAAGGGGTCAAGGGAAGCAGCCGACTGAGCGGACCGGGCCGTTCGGGCGGCTCCCTCCGCGCGGTCGGCCGTGCCCTGCACCTCCCGTTCACCGGCACCGCCCGCGGCATCCGCAAGGCCACCCACGCGCACGGCGCCGGCGAGTCCGGCCTCGGCAAACTGATCGAGCTGCACGGGGTGAACGGCGCCGGAGACGTGATGATCACCGTCGCCCTCGCATCCACGGTGTTCTTCTCCGTGCCGACCGACGAGGCCCGCGGCCGGGTCGCGCTGTACCTCGCCATCACCATGGCGCCCTTCACCCTCCTCGCGCCGGTGATCGGCCCGCTCCTCGACCGCATCCCGCACGGCCGCCGGGCCGCGATGGCCGGGGCGATGCTGGCCCGTGCGCTGCTGGCGCTGATCCTGTCCGGCGCGGTCGTCACCGGCAGCCTCCAGCTGTATCCTGCGGCGCTCGGCGTCCTCGTCGCGTCGAAGGCGTACGGGGTGGTCAGAAGCGCCGTCGTGCCCCGGCTGCTGCCGCCCGGCTTCTCGCTGGTGAAGGCCAACTCGCGCGTCACGCTCGGCGGGCTCCTCGCCACCGGCATCGCCGCGCCGATCGGCGCCGGACTCCAGCAGATCGGTCCGCGCTGGCCGCTCTACGGCGCCTTCGTGATCTTCGTGGCAGGGACGTTCCTGTCGTTCACGCTGCCGCCGAAGGTCGACTCCGCCAAGGGCGAGGACACCGCCCTGCTGGCCGCGGACGAGGAGCACCTGCACGGGCCGCACCGCCGTCCCGTCAAGCGCCCCGGGCTGCGCACGGTCGGCCCGGCCGTCACCCACGCCCTGGCCGCCAACGCCTCCATCCGCTGCCTCACCGGCTTCCTGATCTTCTTCCTCGCGTTCCTGCTGCGCGAGCACCCGATCTCCGGCCAGAGCGCCGCCGTGTCCCTGGGGATCGTGGGCGTGTCGGCGGGCGCGGGCAACGCGCTCGGTACGGCCGTGGGGGCGTGGCTCCGGTCCCGGGCGCCGGAGATCATCATCGTGACGGTCGTGGCGTGCGTGCTGGGCGCGGCGATCACGGCCGCGTTGTTCTTCGGCGCGGTCCTGGTGGCCGGCCTGGCCGCGATCGCCGGCTTCGCGCAGGCCCTGGCCAAGCTGTCGCTGGACGCCCTGATCCAGCGGGACGTGCCCGAACTGGTCCGTACGTCGGCCTTCGCCCGCTCCGAGACGCTGCTCCAGATGTCCTGGGTGCTGGGCGGGGCGGTCGGCATCGTGATGCCGCTCAACGGCACGCTCGGGCTGGCGGTGGGCGCCGCGATCGTCGGCACGGGCTGGCTGACGACCGTACGGGGACTGATCGGCTCGGCCCGGCGGGGCGGTGCGACACGGCCGCGCGTGGCGTAGCCGTACGGCCACGCCGTACCCCGCGTGGGCGGTCCGACCGGCAGGCCAGATAGCCTTCGCCCATGACCAGGTTGCAATCCGCTGTGCGACGCCGCCGCGCCGTCGCCGCCGCCGGCGTCGTATCCGCCGGACTGCTCGTCCTCTCGGCCTGTGACAAGCCGACGCCGATGTCCACGGTCACCGTGGGCAGCGACTCGGTGAACTCCGAGGCCACCTGTGGCGGCGAGGGCGACGCCCTGAAGCCGTCCGATCTCACACAGTGCCTGAAGGACAAGGGCGTCAAGACCATCTCCGTCGACCCGGACGAGACCGTGCGATTTGGTGTCGACCCGGAGATCGCGGACGAGGGCTGGACGATCCTGATGAACGGTCAGCCGCTGACCGACTCCAGCACGAAGACCTACCGCACCATTCCGGGCAGCGTGTTCTTCAACGCCCAGTACGGGGCGCAGGGCAACTCGACGCTGGTGTCCATCAAGCAGGGCGAGAAGGACACGTCGGGGTTGTGGAACTTCAAGCTGGAGAAGGACGCGTAATCGCTGCCGCTGGGCTGGGCAGGGTGCTTGTCGCCACCGCGGTCGCTGTTGAACGGGACGCGGTGGCACAGGGGCTCAGGGAACTGTCGCCGGGGTCCGATGGAACGGCACTCGGCGCTGTAGGCCGTGCCCACCCTCCCCCGAGCTCTCGGCTCCGCTCGAGCAGGGGGGACCCCCATCGCCCCAGCGGAACGACTGCCCACGGCGGTAGCGGCACGGCTGCGCGCGGCGGTGGCGGGATCGACCTCCTCGCCGTCGGTGTGGGGCCCGCTCTTGCCGCTGCTTCCACGGCCTCCGTACTCACCGCCGCCGCCCTCCACGGCAACCCCTACGACCTCGTCGTGTCCGCCGGGATCGGTGGGGGGTTTCCGCCCGACGCGAGGGTGGGGTCGCTCGTCGTTGCCGATGAGGTCGTCGCGGCCGATCTGGGGGCCGAGACCGAGGACGGGTTCGTGCCGGTCACGGAGCTGGGGTTCGGGACCGTATGTCACCACCCGCCCGAGGACCTCGTTCGGCTGGTCGGCGACGCCGTCGGGGCCCGTACCGGGGCCGTGCTCACCGTGTCCACCGTGACCGGGACCGCCGAGCGCGCCGCCGAGCTCCGGGAGCGTCACCCCACCGCCCTCGCCGAGGCCATGGAGGGCTTCGGTGTGGCCGAGGCCGCCGCGGCGCACGGGGTGCCCGTGCTGGAGGTCCGGGCGATCTCCAATCCCGTCGGGCCCCGCGACCGGGCCGCCTGGCGCATCCCCGAGGCCCTGGCGGCCCTCACCGAGGGCTTCGGGAAGCTCGTGCCCGTACTGGAGAGTTGGAACCGGCATGACCAGTGAGCAGCTGAAGATCGCCTACTCCCCCTGCCCGAACGACACCTTCGTCTTCGACGCCCTGGCCCACGGCCGCGTCCCCGGCGCCCCCGCCCTCGACGTGACCTTCGCCGACATCGACATCACCAACGGCATGGCCGAGCGCGGCGAGTTCGACGTGCTGAAGGTGTCGTACGCCGTGCTGCCGTACGTGCTGGAGCAGTACGCCCTGCTGCCGTGCGGGGGTGCGCTGGGACGGGGCTGCGGGCCGCTGGTGCTGACGCGGGAGGCGGACGTCGACCTCACCGGTCGTACGGTCGCCGTGCCCAGTGAGAGGTCCACCGCCTATCTGCTGTTCCGGCTGTGGGCCGCGGACACGCTGGGCGACGGGGTCGGCGAGATCGTCGTCATGCCGTTCCACGAGATCATGCCGGCCGTGCGGGACGGGAAGGTCGAAGCGGGGCTCGTCATCCACGAGGCGCGCTTCACGTACCGGAACTACGGCCTGCACAAGCTCGCCGACATGGGCGAGCACTGGGAGAACACCACCGCGCTGCCGATCCCGCTGGGCGCGATCATCGCCAAGCGGTCGCTGGGCGAGCAGAAGCTGCGGCTGCTCGCCGACTCCATCAGGACGTCCGTGCGCGCCGCCTGGGACGACCCCGAGGCGTCCCGCCCGTACGTCATGGAGCACGCCCAGGAGATGGACCCGGCCGTCGCCGACCAGCACATCGGGCTGTACGTCAACGAGTTCACCGCCGACCTCGGCGAGGACGGCTACGCCGCCGTACGCGGGCTGCTGACACGCGCGGCGGCCGAGGGGCTGGTGCCGCCCCTCGGCCCGAACGCGCTGCGTTTCCCGTAAGCGGTTCAGACGTCCAACTGGTCCGCGACCGCGCGCAGCAGGCCCGCGATCTTCTTGCCGGCGGTCTTCTCGGGGTAGCGGCCCCGCTCCAGCATCGGTGTGATGTTCTCCAGGAGGGTCGTCAGATCCTGGACGATGGAGGCCAGCTCGTCCGGCTTCTTGCGGGTGGCGGCGGCGACCGAGGGGGTCGGGTCCAGAATCGTCAGGGACAGCGCCTGGTCGCCGCGCTGTCCGGCGACGACGCCGAACTCCACCCGCTGTCCCGGCTTGAGCGTCTCGACTCCGGCGGGGAGGACCGAGGAATGGACGAAGACGTCACCGCCGTCGTCGCGGGAGAGAAAGCCGAAGCCCTTCTCGCTGTTGAACCACTTGACCTTGCCGGTAGGCACGTCTGTCCTCGTCCTCGTACTCGTCGGAAAACTGCTTCTGAAACGGCTCTGGATAGCACTCGGGCGGGTCGTACGACCCGCCGGTACCAAGGCTAATGCTCTTCAGGCCGGTGACAAGACGTCACCCGGTTGTTCCTTCGCGCTGGGAACTACCCTGGTCGGGTGCGTGACAAAACCCAAACGAATTCCGCCGCTCCCGGTGACCGCCTGGTCCGTGCCGGAGCCATCGTCTTCTTCATCGGCGCGGTGGCCACACTGGTCACGGTCGCCCCGCTGTTCCTGGGGACGACGCCGTTTCCGACGTACATGTTCGGCCTGAGCATGCTCATGGCAGTCGGATTCCTGATGGCCGGCGCGGGAGTGCTGCGTTCCGTGGCGGCGGGCCGGCGTCAGGCGCGTGCGGGACGGTAGTCCGAAAGCCACCCGGGGAATTCCGTCAGATCGGTGAGGACGACGTCCGCGCCCGCCGCGCGCAGTTCCTCCGGCGGGCAGGGGCCGGTGGCGACGGCGACCGACAGCGCGCCGGCCGTCCGGGCCCCGCGTACGTCCCCGACGTGGTCGCCGACGTAGACACCCGCGTCGTGCTCGCGCAGGGCCCCCGCCTTCTGTTCGGCCCACAGGTCGCCGATGACGGCGTCGGGCTCGATGCCGAGGTGGGCGAGGTGCAGTTTGGCGTTGGGCTCGTACTTGGCCGTGACGACTATCGCGCGTCCACCGGCCTCCCGTACGGCCGCGATGGCCTCCCGGGCGCCGGGCAGCGCCGGGGTCTCGGCGATCGCGATGGTCGGGTAGATCTCCCGGTACACGTCGGCCACGGTCTCGACCTCCTCGGCCGGGAACCAGTTGATCAGCTCCTCGGCCAGCGGCGGCCCGAGCCGCGTGACCGCCAGATCGGCATCGATGTACGTACCCGTCCGCCGGGACAGTTCCTGGTAGCAGGCGCGGATGCCGGGGCGGGAGTCGATGAGGGTCATGTCGAGGTCGAAGCCCACGGTGATTGCCATGTGGGCCATTGTGCCCAGGCGGTGTGAACGGCAGACGTCACCCCGTGATCGGCTAGCGAGAGCGCTGTGAGCGCCACACCAGGAACAGCGCCGACGCCACCGCCGCGCCCCTGACCACCCACGGCCAGGTCTCCGCCACCGCGTCGTTCATATGGCCCTCGGCGATCGGAGTGCCCCAGCGGTCGTTCATCCTGCCCCACAGCCAGAGAACGCCGGCCGCGACGGAGAGGCTGGGGAGGATCACGACCGCCCACTTCGTCTCCGCCGGGCTCAGGCGGCGGGAGGCGTAGGCGATGAGCCAGCCGAGGATCAGCACGAACCAGTTGCCGAGCACGGCGCCCGCGATGAGGAGACCGGCGGCGATGAGGAGGAGCGGGTTGCTCCAGCCGCCAGCGGGCAGGCTCGGGAGACGTCGGCGGGTCGCCTTGCCCGCTGTCTCCTCCGGCACCCCGGCGGCCTCGACAGCCGGGGCCGTCTCCTCGTCGGCCGCCGCCGTCTTCTCCGGCTCCGGTTTCCTCGGCCTCGGCGGCTTCAGCAGGTCCGGCAGCTCCACGCCGCCCACGAAGCCCGGCACGTCGTCGCCCGCCCCGAAGGGGCTGCTGTCCACCCGCCACCAGTCCGGCTGGACGGCGCTG encodes the following:
- a CDS encoding MFS transporter: MAAARTPQGDTGTGGSKGVKGSSRLSGPGRSGGSLRAVGRALHLPFTGTARGIRKATHAHGAGESGLGKLIELHGVNGAGDVMITVALASTVFFSVPTDEARGRVALYLAITMAPFTLLAPVIGPLLDRIPHGRRAAMAGAMLARALLALILSGAVVTGSLQLYPAALGVLVASKAYGVVRSAVVPRLLPPGFSLVKANSRVTLGGLLATGIAAPIGAGLQQIGPRWPLYGAFVIFVAGTFLSFTLPPKVDSAKGEDTALLAADEEHLHGPHRRPVKRPGLRTVGPAVTHALAANASIRCLTGFLIFFLAFLLREHPISGQSAAVSLGIVGVSAGAGNALGTAVGAWLRSRAPEIIIVTVVACVLGAAITAALFFGAVLVAGLAAIAGFAQALAKLSLDALIQRDVPELVRTSAFARSETLLQMSWVLGGAVGIVMPLNGTLGLAVGAAIVGTGWLTTVRGLIGSARRGGATRPRVA
- a CDS encoding DUF2771 domain-containing protein; translation: MTRLQSAVRRRRAVAAAGVVSAGLLVLSACDKPTPMSTVTVGSDSVNSEATCGGEGDALKPSDLTQCLKDKGVKTISVDPDETVRFGVDPEIADEGWTILMNGQPLTDSSTKTYRTIPGSVFFNAQYGAQGNSTLVSIKQGEKDTSGLWNFKLEKDA
- a CDS encoding futalosine hydrolase, with the translated sequence MGRVLVATAVAVERDAVAQGLRELSPGSDGTALGAVGRAHPPPSSRLRSSRGDPHRPSGTTAHGGSGTAARGGGGIDLLAVGVGPALAAASTASVLTAAALHGNPYDLVVSAGIGGGFPPDARVGSLVVADEVVAADLGAETEDGFVPVTELGFGTVCHHPPEDLVRLVGDAVGARTGAVLTVSTVTGTAERAAELRERHPTALAEAMEGFGVAEAAAAHGVPVLEVRAISNPVGPRDRAAWRIPEALAALTEGFGKLVPVLESWNRHDQ
- a CDS encoding 1,4-dihydroxy-6-naphthoate synthase — translated: MTSEQLKIAYSPCPNDTFVFDALAHGRVPGAPALDVTFADIDITNGMAERGEFDVLKVSYAVLPYVLEQYALLPCGGALGRGCGPLVLTREADVDLTGRTVAVPSERSTAYLLFRLWAADTLGDGVGEIVVMPFHEIMPAVRDGKVEAGLVIHEARFTYRNYGLHKLADMGEHWENTTALPIPLGAIIAKRSLGEQKLRLLADSIRTSVRAAWDDPEASRPYVMEHAQEMDPAVADQHIGLYVNEFTADLGEDGYAAVRGLLTRAAAEGLVPPLGPNALRFP
- a CDS encoding cold-shock protein → MPTGKVKWFNSEKGFGFLSRDDGGDVFVHSSVLPAGVETLKPGQRVEFGVVAGQRGDQALSLTILDPTPSVAAATRKKPDELASIVQDLTTLLENITPMLERGRYPEKTAGKKIAGLLRAVADQLDV
- a CDS encoding HAD family hydrolase, coding for MAHMAITVGFDLDMTLIDSRPGIRACYQELSRRTGTYIDADLAVTRLGPPLAEELINWFPAEEVETVADVYREIYPTIAIAETPALPGAREAIAAVREAGGRAIVVTAKYEPNAKLHLAHLGIEPDAVIGDLWAEQKAGALREHDAGVYVGDHVGDVRGARTAGALSVAVATGPCPPEELRAAGADVVLTDLTEFPGWLSDYRPARA